GACTGAACAACAATCTGGCGGTCTATTCTCCCGTTCAGGACGACGGCTGCTATGATCAGACCGTGCCGGCCTGGCTGGCGGGCAAAAATGTTCTGCAGGTGGACCCGGTGGTCAACGAGCATCTCCGTCAGATCGGCCTGCTGGTGCACGAAGAAAAAATCGTTCACAGTTATCCGCACTGCTGGCGCAGCAAGATGCCCGTTATCTTCCGCGCCACAGAGCAGTGGTTTATCAGCGTGGACAAGCCCGCCGCCGCCTTCGGCAAGTCCCTGCGGCAGATGGCCCTCGAACAGATCGGACAGGTCCGCTGGATTCCCGCCTGGGGCGAGAAGCGCATCCGCGGCATGCTCGAAACGCGTCCGGACTGGTGCATCAGCCGCCAGCGGGCCTGGGGACTGCCGATTCCGGCCTTTACCAACAGTCAGGGCAAGGTGCTCCTGACGCGCCAGTCCGTGCTGGCCGTCGCCCGCACCATCGGACAAAAGGGCTCCGACAGCTGGTTTACGGATTCCCCGCGCCAGCTCCTCGGCGAAGACTTCCCGCTGCCGGAGGGCTTCTCCTGGGACGACCTGCACAAGGAAGAAAACATCTTTGATGTGTGGTTTGAGTCCGGCTGCAGCTGGCATTCCGTCGCCGTCAAGGCGGGCTGGCCCATTCCGGTTGATTTGTATCTGGAGGGGTCCGATCAGCACCGCGGCTGGTTCCAGCTGTCGCTGCTGCCGGCGCTGGGGGCGGTCGGCAAAGCCCCGTTCAAGACGGTCCTCACGCACGGCTTTACCGTCGATGAGAAAGGAATGAAGCAGTCCAAATCCGCGGGCAACTATGTCAGCGCCCTGGAGGAAATCGAAAAGTACGGCGCCGACATCCTGCGGCTCTGGGTGGCCAGCGTCAATTATCAGGAGGATATGCGCTGCAGCGATGAACTCATCGGGCGTCTGCAGGAGGCCTACCGGAAGATTCGCAATACCCTGCGCTATCTGCTGGGCAATCTGGACGATTTCGAGCCGGCGAAGATGACGGTGCCGTATCCCGACCTGCTGCCGCTGGACCAGTGGGCGATGGAAGCCCTGCAGAAGCTGATCGTCCAGGTCCGGCAGGCCTACGAAGATTTTGCGTTTCATCGGGTCTTTTCGCTCCTGTACAACTTCTGCGTCGTCGAGATGAGCAGCATCTATATGGATGTCCTGAAGGACCGAATGTACTGCGACGGAACCGACAGCCGCAGCCGGCGCAGTGGACAGACCGTGATGTATGCAATCCTCGATGCCCTGATTCGGATGCTGGCGCCGATTCTGGTTCATACAGCCGAGGAGGCCTGGGCCGCCGTCCCGTTCAAATCCGAACCGCTGGACAGCGTTCATCTGGCCGGGATGCCGCAGCCGGATGCGTCGATTCCCTGGGAAGCCGACGAACCCAAATGGCAGAAAATTCTGGCCCTGCGCGACGAGGTCCTTCGCGTCCTCGAGCCCCTGCGGAAAAACCAGGTCATCGGCTCCAACCAGGAGGCCTGGGTCCGCCTGACCGTGCCCGAAGAGGAGTATGCGCTTCTGGAGCAGCTCGGCGCCCAGACCTTCGCTTCGCTGTGCATCGTCAGCGGCGTCACGGTCGAAAAAGGTCCGGCCCTTCAGGCCGCCGCCGACCGAAGCCCCTATCCGAAATGCCAGCGCTGCTGGAACTATTGGCCCTCCGTCGGTCAGAACAGCGAGTATCCGGACCTGTGCGCCCGATGCATTCAGGTCCTTCAAAATACGACGGGCAAAGCCCTGTAGTCTCTGCTGGACGCAGCGATTCTTTTCAAGTAAAATACCCGATACAAACAGAGGAATAGGAAAAGATGGTGACAATCATCCGGCAGCATTTGGAAGAACTCGTCTGTCTGTGCCGCCGATATCGCGTCAAACGGCTGGAATTGTTCGGTTCTGCCGGGACGGAAAACGGGTTTCAGCCCGATCGAAGCGGCCTGGATTTTTTGGTTGCGTTTCAGCCGATGTCTCCTCGAGAGCATGCCAAAGCTTATTTCGGCCTTCTGGCACAGATGCAGGATTTGTTCGGCTGCCCGATTGATCTGGTCGAAATCGAAGCCGTCCGCAACCCTTATTTTCTCGAGCAGGTCAATCGCTCAAAACAGGAGATTTATGCGGCCTGAGGTTCGGAAATATCTGTGCGATATCGAGAAGGCCTGCGAAGCAATTCTTCTTTTTGTATGCGGCAGGACGCTGGAGGATTACGAAAAAGATCTGCTTCTGCAAAGCGGTGTGGAGAGGCAGTTCATCATTATTGGGGAGGCCCTGAACAAGGCCGTTCATGAGGAGCCCGCCCTGGAAGAACATATCAGCTGTCTTCGCGAAATCATTAATTTGCGGAGTGTTATCGTGCACGGGTATCCTCGAAGAGGACCTGCTGCCGCTCTATCGCGAAGTGAAAAAACTTCTTGAATGACGGGTTGATAAAGACGAGACATCTATGCTTTCCAATGCACTTTCTTTTTTTTCCCTGCTGGTTTGGATGAATAGTTTGAACAGCGCTGTCGGAGCAGACATCACAGAAAAATATCGGCGGGCTCTGGCCGTCGAGCAAATCACAAGCGGCAAGGTATTCAAAGAGAAGGTTGTGCCGCACTGGTTTGACGGCGGCAGTCAGTTCTGGTACCTCAATGACCTTCCGGACGGGCGCAAAGAGTTCATCCGGGTTCATGCCCTCCGCGGCTACCGGCGGGAGGCCTTTGACCATGCCCGTCTGGCGGAGGCCCTTGCGCAGGTGTCGGGAGGACAGGTGGACCCGCAGCGTCTGCCCTTCGGACAAATCCGTCTTTCGGATGATGACGGCACCCTTACTTTTTCCGCCTTTGGGAAAACCTGGAGATGCGATTTAAATACGTATGTCCTTCAGGAATGCCTGCCGCAGGAGGGGCTTTCCGAAACTCTCCAGCCCCAGCCGGACATCCGCCCCAGCCGGGACAGTCAGGAAGAGACTTTCATCATCTTTCGAAACCGCACCGACCGGCCCGTCCGGCTTTACTGGGTGGATACCGCCCGGCGTCGGCAGCACTATGCTGACCTGCCGCCCGCTCAGGAGCATCGTCAGCATACCTATGTCGGCCATGTCTGGCTGGCCGCCGACCCGAATGACCGTCCGCTGGCCGTCTTTATCGCCCAGTCCGACGGGGCGGTCGCCGAAATCACCTCCGACCTGCTGGCCGAGCCCAAAGTCTGCGACAGCCGCGGTTCCCAGCCGTCGCCCCTGCGCTCCCCGGACGGCAAATACCAGATTGTCGTTCGGGATTATAATCTGTTCCTGCAGGAAACTGAAACCGGCACGGAAACGGCGCTGACCACCGACGGCACAGCGGAACACTTTTACACCCGGCAGGTCTATTGGTCGCCCGACAGCCGGTCTGTAGCCGCCGTCCGGACCCGCAGGGGCTTTGACCGAAAAATTCATCTGATTGAATCCTCTCCCGAAGACCAGCTCCAGCCCAAACTGCACACCTTCTCCTATGCCAAACCCGGCGATGAAATCGACCGCGACAGTCCCTGTCTGTTCGACATTGAATCCCGAAAGCAAATCCCCATTTCCGATGCCCTGTTCCCGAATCCCTGGTCCCTTACGGACTTCTGCTGGCAGCCCGACTCCAAACGTTTTCTGTTCTGCTATAACCAGCGGGGCCATCAGGTCCTGCGGATTTTGGCCGTCCGCGCTGAAGACGGGCAGGTGCAGACCGTCATTGAGGAAACCAGCCCGACCTTCATCGACTACGCCGGTAAATACTTCTTCCGCTATCTGGAAGCGACGCAGGAAATCATCTGGATGTCCGAGCGGGACGGCTGGAATCATCTCTATCTGTATGATGCCGCCGAAGGCCGCCTGAAAAATCAGATAACTCAGGGCCCCTGGGTCGTCCGCCGCGTCGTCGAAATGGATGTCGAAAAGCGGCAGATTTGGCTGGAAGCCGGGGGCGTCCGGCCCGAGCAGGACCCGTATTATCTCCATCTGTGCCGCGTTAATTTCGACGGCACCGGTTTTGAGATTCTTACAGAAGGGGACGGGACCCACGAGGTCGAATTTTCGCCCGACCGCCGCTTCTTTCTGGACCGCTGGTCGCGTGTCGATTTGCCCCCGATTACCGACCTGCGTAGCGCTGCAGACGGACGGCTCATCTGCCGGCTGGAGGAGGCCGACTGGTCGGCCCTGCTGGAAACCGGCTGGAAGCCGCCCATTCGCTTTGCCGCCAAAGGCCGGGATGGGCAGACCGATATCTACGGCATTCTCATCCTGCCGTCCGCCTTTGACCCCAATGAAAAATATCCGGTTCTGGAGGAAATCTACGCCGGTCCGCAGGGGGCCTTTGTGCCCAAGGCCTTCGGCCGACAGACCCGCCAGCGGCAGCTGGCCGAACTGGGGTTCGTTGTTGTCCAGATTGACGGGATGGGCACATCGTACCGCTCCAAGGCCTTTCACGATGTCTGCTGGAAAAATCTGGGCGACAGCGGCTTTCCGGACCGCATTGCCTGGATGAAAGCCGCCGCTGAAAAATATCCCTTTCTCGACCTGACCCGCGTCGGCATCTACGGCGGTTCGGCCGGCGGGCAAAGTGCGCTGCGGGCCCTGCTGGCGCACGGGGATTTTTACAAAGCCGCCGCCGCCGACTGCGGCTGCCACGACAACCGGATGGACAAAATCTGGTGGAATGAGTTGTGGATGGGCTGGCCGGTCGGCCCGCATTATGAGGAACAGTCCAATGTCACCAACGCACACAAACTGACGGGCAGGCTCCTGCTGACCGTCGGCGAGCTGGACCGCAATGTGGACCCGGCCTCGACGATGCAGGTGGTCAACGCCCTCATCAGGGCCGACAAGGATTTCGAACTGCTCGTCATCCCCGGCGGCGGCCACGGAGCCGGAGAAACCCCCTATGCCAGACGAAAACGAATGGATTTCTTCGTCCGGCACCTGCTCGGCATCGACCCGCCTGCGCGAAATTAAAGCAGGGGTTTTGATACGAAGGCCTTTCCCTGAGCGGTGCTTTCAAAATATCCATTCCAGGTTTTGCTCTTGTTCCTGTCTGTCTGGAAAGGTACAATGCCGGTTCAGGAAAGTGAATCGAAGAATTCTGAAACCGGAATCGTAAACCCATGCTGCTTCCAATAGGCACGAGCGTGCGGCCGCGGCAGACGCCGTATGCCAATTATCTGCTGATCGGTCTGAACGTTTTCTTCTATCTGCTTTCGATGCATTTGGTGACGGATCCCCGCAGCGGGGCGCGGTATTTTGACCTTCGGCCGTGGGCATACAACTTTATGCTCTGGCCGGAGCGTCCGCAAATCTGGCAGTTTGTGACCTATTCGTTTCTCCACGCCGGCGGGCAAATGTACATCCTCCATTTGTTTGGAAATATGTATTTTCTGTATCTGTTCGGCAACAGCGTCAATGAGAAGCTGGGCAATGTTGCCTATGTATGCCTGTATCTCGGTGGGGCGGTGTTTGCGGGACTCGGACACGCTCTGCTGCATACCAATCCGGTCCTTGGCGCCAGCGGGGCGGTGGCGGCGGTCACGGGGGCGTACCTGGTTCTCTTCCCGAACACCCTGATTACCGTACTGTACTGGATGTTTTTCATCGGGACGGCGGAGTTTCGCGCGCTGTATTTTATCGTCTTCAAAATGATTGTCTGGGACAATATCATCGAGCCGAAGCTGTCCGCGTCCGCTGTGGCTTATGATGCTCACCTGGCGGGTTATCTGTTTGGGATTGCGGCGGTGATGGGCCTGCTGGCTCTGCGTCTGGCGGACGGGGACCATCAGGACCTCTGGTCGATGCTGCGGCAGTGGAACCGCCGGCGCCGGTTTCGCGATCTGGCGGCGGCCGGGTACGATGCCTTCGGTCCTTCGGGGGCTGTTCGGACGGTACCGACCGCTGCAGGAGAACAGACACAACTGGGGGAGGAATCACGGAATCCTTTCATTCAGCAGCTGCGAGAGGAGATTGCCGAACTGCTGCGGCGGCACGATGCGGCGGATGCAGCCGAGGTCTATCTAAAACTGCTTGACGCCGACCCGACGCAGGTTCTCGGCCGGCAGAACCAGCTCGATGTGGCCAATCAGCTGATGGCGTCCGGACGCTGGGTGCCGGCGGCCAGTGCGTATGAAAAATATCTGAAGCACTACGGGGGGTTTGAACACAGCGAGCAGGTGCATCTGATGCTCGGGCTTCTCTACGGGCGATACCTCAGCGAGCCGCGCCTGGCCGTCAGCCACCTGCGGGCGGCCCTCGAACACTTAACCGACCCCAACCAGGTCAAACTCTGCCAAGATGAACTGGCCCGCCTCGGCGGTCTGTAGGAAACAAAGAAGGGAACCCAAAAGGGAGTCATTCGAAGATGAAAGCCAAGCGACTTGCCGCCGTTTTTGTCTGGCTGTTTTCGGCGGTCTGCGGATTCTGTTCGCAGGATTCGGAAACGATGTATCTGTTTACCTCCTTCCGCGGCGACGGAGACGGGCTGCATCTGGCCGTCAGCGAAAACGGACTGGAATGGACCGAAATTGAAGGCGTGTTTGTTCAGCCGACGGTCGGCAGCGGCCTGCTGCGCGACCCGCATATCCTCCGCGGCCCGGACGGAACCTTTCATCTGGTCTGGACGACGGGCTGGCGCGACAAAGGCATCGGATATTCCCGCTCGCAAGACCTGAAGACCTGGACGCCGCCGCGCTGGCTGCCCCTGATGGAAAACACGCCCGGCACACGCAACTGCTGGGCCCCGGAGACCTTCTATGATGCCAAACGCGGCGAGTTCCTGATTGTCTGGTCCTCCGATGTGGAAGGCCGCTTTCCGGAAACCGTTTCCCCCGACCGGATGAACAACCGCACCTATTATGTGACAACAAAAGATTTCCAGACCTTCTCCGAACCGAAACTCCTCTTTGACCCGGGGTTTGACCACATTGACGCCACGCTGCTCGAACACGAAGGACGCTATATCCTGACGGTCAAGGAAGGAGATATGCAGCAGAAGGGAATCTGGGGGCCGATTCATCAGGCGGTCGCCGATGACCCGCGCGGACCGTACGAACTGCTCGAAAAGCCTGTTCTGACGGCCCGAGCCGAAGGCCCGACGCTCTGCCGCATCGGCGATGCGTATGTGATGTACATCGATTATTACGTCCACGGGCGCTATGGAGCGCTGCAGACGAAGGATTTTCAGACCTGGACGGACATCAGCGAACGGATGAAACCGGTGCGCGGCCAGCGGCATGGAACGGTCCTGCCCATCCCCCGGGCGCTGGGGCAGGCCCTGCTGGCCGTTCGGCTTCCGCTGCCGCCGCCGCCCGTCCTGCCGGGCTATCACGCCGACCCGCACATTGCCGTTTTCAACGGCCGATACTACCTGTATCCCACGACAGACGGAACGGAGGGCTGGGCGGCAACGTCTTTCAGCTGCATGTCCTCCGAAGACCTGGTTCACTGGAA
The sequence above is drawn from the Anaerohalosphaeraceae bacterium genome and encodes:
- a CDS encoding nucleotidyltransferase domain-containing protein, which produces MVTIIRQHLEELVCLCRRYRVKRLELFGSAGTENGFQPDRSGLDFLVAFQPMSPREHAKAYFGLLAQMQDLFGCPIDLVEIEAVRNPYFLEQVNRSKQEIYAA
- a CDS encoding family 43 glycosylhydrolase, whose product is MKAKRLAAVFVWLFSAVCGFCSQDSETMYLFTSFRGDGDGLHLAVSENGLEWTEIEGVFVQPTVGSGLLRDPHILRGPDGTFHLVWTTGWRDKGIGYSRSQDLKTWTPPRWLPLMENTPGTRNCWAPETFYDAKRGEFLIVWSSDVEGRFPETVSPDRMNNRTYYVTTKDFQTFSEPKLLFDPGFDHIDATLLEHEGRYILTVKEGDMQQKGIWGPIHQAVADDPRGPYELLEKPVLTARAEGPTLCRIGDAYVMYIDYYVHGRYGALQTKDFQTWTDISERMKPVRGQRHGTVLPIPRALGQALLAVRLPLPPPPVLPGYHADPHIAVFNGRYYLYPTTDGTEGWAATSFSCMSSEDLVHWKNHGIILRLGVDVRWAERNAWAPAIAFKNGKYYFYISAAQNIGVMTADRPEGPYTDPLGKPLVPKGKYRGQAIDPMVFIDDDGAAYLYWGQGQCYTVKLNEDMISFEESAVQRITPPNYNEGPFVLKRKGIYYLMWSEYDTRDPRYSVAYGTSDSPLGPFKKAADNPILQGKDLVKGAGHHSVVQVPGKDEWYIAYHRFAIPDGSGYKRETCISPMRFNPDGTIQKVDVYEGVRPFKSRPQD
- the ileS gene encoding isoleucine--tRNA ligase, whose translation is MSDTEKTGYRHTLNLPQTSFAMKANLVQREPQQRKTWEQEDIYGKILQARQGAPLYVLHDGPPYANGDIHMGHVINKVLKDFVVKYKTMSGFLCPYVPGWDCHGLPIEVKVMAELGEAARTMSKLEIRRQCHKYAGKYVKLQTKQFQSLGVFGDFANPYLTLKPQYEQGILEVFAELVGNGLVYKQLKPIHWSVGCQTALADAELEYKDIASPSIYVNFPLEEPSAARVRQMGLADADSTVCFMIWTTTPWTLAANLAVALHPHLEYVCLSYTKNGRKWASIVCKSRLEAVVAAAGLTEGTYTVSVPRLGSEFQGLRYRHPFVEKNPTDKDAWFAINETFVTTEDGTGIVHIAPGHGEEDYQAGLNNNLAVYSPVQDDGCYDQTVPAWLAGKNVLQVDPVVNEHLRQIGLLVHEEKIVHSYPHCWRSKMPVIFRATEQWFISVDKPAAAFGKSLRQMALEQIGQVRWIPAWGEKRIRGMLETRPDWCISRQRAWGLPIPAFTNSQGKVLLTRQSVLAVARTIGQKGSDSWFTDSPRQLLGEDFPLPEGFSWDDLHKEENIFDVWFESGCSWHSVAVKAGWPIPVDLYLEGSDQHRGWFQLSLLPALGAVGKAPFKTVLTHGFTVDEKGMKQSKSAGNYVSALEEIEKYGADILRLWVASVNYQEDMRCSDELIGRLQEAYRKIRNTLRYLLGNLDDFEPAKMTVPYPDLLPLDQWAMEALQKLIVQVRQAYEDFAFHRVFSLLYNFCVVEMSSIYMDVLKDRMYCDGTDSRSRRSGQTVMYAILDALIRMLAPILVHTAEEAWAAVPFKSEPLDSVHLAGMPQPDASIPWEADEPKWQKILALRDEVLRVLEPLRKNQVIGSNQEAWVRLTVPEEEYALLEQLGAQTFASLCIVSGVTVEKGPALQAAADRSPYPKCQRCWNYWPSVGQNSEYPDLCARCIQVLQNTTGKAL
- a CDS encoding DUF86 domain-containing protein; the encoded protein is MRPEVRKYLCDIEKACEAILLFVCGRTLEDYEKDLLLQSGVERQFIIIGEALNKAVHEEPALEEHISCLREIINLRSVIVHGYPRRGPAAALSRSEKTS
- a CDS encoding rhomboid family intramembrane serine protease, giving the protein MLLPIGTSVRPRQTPYANYLLIGLNVFFYLLSMHLVTDPRSGARYFDLRPWAYNFMLWPERPQIWQFVTYSFLHAGGQMYILHLFGNMYFLYLFGNSVNEKLGNVAYVCLYLGGAVFAGLGHALLHTNPVLGASGAVAAVTGAYLVLFPNTLITVLYWMFFIGTAEFRALYFIVFKMIVWDNIIEPKLSASAVAYDAHLAGYLFGIAAVMGLLALRLADGDHQDLWSMLRQWNRRRRFRDLAAAGYDAFGPSGAVRTVPTAAGEQTQLGEESRNPFIQQLREEIAELLRRHDAADAAEVYLKLLDADPTQVLGRQNQLDVANQLMASGRWVPAASAYEKYLKHYGGFEHSEQVHLMLGLLYGRYLSEPRLAVSHLRAALEHLTDPNQVKLCQDELARLGGL
- a CDS encoding prolyl oligopeptidase family serine peptidase, with product MNSLNSAVGADITEKYRRALAVEQITSGKVFKEKVVPHWFDGGSQFWYLNDLPDGRKEFIRVHALRGYRREAFDHARLAEALAQVSGGQVDPQRLPFGQIRLSDDDGTLTFSAFGKTWRCDLNTYVLQECLPQEGLSETLQPQPDIRPSRDSQEETFIIFRNRTDRPVRLYWVDTARRRQHYADLPPAQEHRQHTYVGHVWLAADPNDRPLAVFIAQSDGAVAEITSDLLAEPKVCDSRGSQPSPLRSPDGKYQIVVRDYNLFLQETETGTETALTTDGTAEHFYTRQVYWSPDSRSVAAVRTRRGFDRKIHLIESSPEDQLQPKLHTFSYAKPGDEIDRDSPCLFDIESRKQIPISDALFPNPWSLTDFCWQPDSKRFLFCYNQRGHQVLRILAVRAEDGQVQTVIEETSPTFIDYAGKYFFRYLEATQEIIWMSERDGWNHLYLYDAAEGRLKNQITQGPWVVRRVVEMDVEKRQIWLEAGGVRPEQDPYYLHLCRVNFDGTGFEILTEGDGTHEVEFSPDRRFFLDRWSRVDLPPITDLRSAADGRLICRLEEADWSALLETGWKPPIRFAAKGRDGQTDIYGILILPSAFDPNEKYPVLEEIYAGPQGAFVPKAFGRQTRQRQLAELGFVVVQIDGMGTSYRSKAFHDVCWKNLGDSGFPDRIAWMKAAAEKYPFLDLTRVGIYGGSAGGQSALRALLAHGDFYKAAAADCGCHDNRMDKIWWNELWMGWPVGPHYEEQSNVTNAHKLTGRLLLTVGELDRNVDPASTMQVVNALIRADKDFELLVIPGGGHGAGETPYARRKRMDFFVRHLLGIDPPARN